Proteins encoded together in one Thermocladium sp. ECH_B window:
- a CDS encoding glycerophosphodiester phosphodiesterase, whose product MLIYGHRGARGYAPENTLPSFSLAREMGVDGVELDVHLSKDGEVIVIHDATLNRTTNGDGAVSGLTLNELRRLDAGIKFGDKWRGTRIPTLDEVFTTMGRSVKYKVEIKRGSDQYPGIEKKVIELVRKHGVDAQIISFDFDALETVRELDEGVSIGLIFVGRIRWFIESAKKLRAQWLHAAHELIDERGIKEAHANGLMVGSWTVNDEQDAKRLAVMGVDDVTSDYPDKIITALRGGN is encoded by the coding sequence ATGCTTATTTATGGGCATAGGGGCGCGAGGGGATACGCACCTGAAAATACATTGCCATCATTTTCCCTGGCTCGGGAGATGGGGGTTGATGGCGTTGAGCTCGATGTTCATCTAAGCAAGGATGGCGAGGTCATCGTGATTCATGATGCCACGCTGAATAGAACCACAAATGGAGATGGAGCTGTCTCCGGATTAACGCTTAATGAATTGAGGAGGCTGGATGCCGGCATAAAGTTTGGGGATAAGTGGAGGGGGACCCGGATACCCACGCTTGATGAGGTTTTCACCACGATGGGCCGCAGCGTGAAGTATAAGGTTGAGATCAAGCGGGGCAGCGATCAATACCCTGGGATAGAGAAAAAGGTAATTGAACTAGTGAGGAAACACGGCGTGGATGCCCAAATAATATCTTTCGATTTCGATGCGTTGGAAACAGTTAGGGAGCTGGATGAGGGGGTAAGCATTGGATTAATATTCGTTGGCCGCATTAGGTGGTTCATTGAGTCGGCCAAGAAGCTGCGGGCGCAATGGCTTCATGCAGCACATGAATTAATTGATGAGAGGGGGATAAAGGAGGCCCACGCCAATGGATTGATGGTGGGTTCATGGACCGTAAACGATGAACAAGACGCAAAGAGGCTGGCCGTCATGGGTGTGGATGACGTTACAAGCGATTACCCCGATAAGATAATTACCGCCCTAAGGGGAGGCAACTGA